In Nocardia yunnanensis, one DNA window encodes the following:
- a CDS encoding ATP-binding protein — protein sequence MNDVLRAPAEVKYAAELDWLESIDDGPKPFAWRLSPKMVRLFILGSERADGLDRQVEQKWFGDRSFVERSIVTLASDRGLLLIGDPGTGKSWLAELLSAAISRNSTLVVQGTAGTTEDHIKYSWNISMVIAKGQSRESMIPSPIMTAMEQGVIGRFEELTRSTSDVQDALISILSEKYVSIPELDDDNVVFAQPGFSIIATANSRDRGVNDLSSALKRRFNFVRIPVVANKKSEAEIVRFRTAELLRRHSIELELPPTLLDILLESFADLRAAAASATSDDDKLESALSTAEQIGVLEDAILHSQFFGAKELRAETLAGSLVGSLARRTPEDLAILNKYLHGVVEPRTKDKKGNAAWGEFLEGGRAAIARLS from the coding sequence ATGAACGACGTTTTGCGCGCCCCGGCCGAGGTCAAGTACGCCGCGGAGCTGGATTGGCTGGAGTCCATCGACGACGGCCCCAAACCGTTCGCGTGGCGGCTGAGCCCGAAGATGGTGCGGCTGTTCATACTCGGCTCCGAACGCGCCGACGGCCTGGATCGGCAGGTGGAGCAGAAGTGGTTCGGTGACCGCAGTTTCGTCGAGCGCAGCATCGTCACCCTGGCCTCGGACCGGGGACTGCTGCTGATCGGCGATCCGGGCACCGGCAAGAGCTGGCTGGCGGAGTTGCTGTCGGCGGCCATCAGCCGCAACTCGACGCTGGTGGTGCAGGGTACGGCCGGCACCACCGAGGATCACATCAAATACTCCTGGAACATCTCCATGGTCATCGCGAAGGGCCAGTCGCGGGAGTCGATGATCCCGTCGCCGATCATGACCGCCATGGAACAGGGCGTGATCGGCCGTTTCGAGGAGCTGACCCGCTCCACCAGCGATGTGCAGGACGCGCTGATCTCGATCCTGTCGGAGAAGTACGTCTCCATTCCCGAGCTCGACGACGACAATGTGGTGTTCGCGCAGCCGGGTTTCTCCATCATCGCCACCGCCAACAGCCGCGACCGGGGTGTGAACGACCTGTCCTCGGCGCTCAAGCGGCGCTTCAACTTCGTGCGAATTCCGGTGGTGGCCAACAAGAAGAGCGAAGCGGAGATCGTGCGCTTCCGCACCGCGGAACTGCTGCGCCGGCATTCCATCGAGCTGGAGCTGCCGCCAACGCTGCTGGACATCCTGCTCGAGAGCTTCGCCGATCTGCGCGCGGCCGCGGCGTCGGCCACCAGCGATGACGACAAGCTGGAGTCGGCGCTGTCGACCGCCGAGCAGATCGGTGTGCTCGAGGACGCGATTCTGCACAGCCAGTTCTTCGGGGCCAAGGAGTTGCGCGCCGAGACCCTCGCCGGGTCGTTGGTCGGCTCGCTGGCGCGGCGCACGCCCGAGGATCTGGCGATCCTCAACAAGTATCTGCACGGCGTGGTCGAACCGCGCACCAAGGACAAGAAGGGCAACGCGGCGTGGGGCGAATTCCTCGAGGGCGGCCGGGCCGCGATCGCGAGGCTGTCGTGA
- a CDS encoding vWA domain-containing protein has translation MTNHETRRQVLYWRLLAGVFAGDQQPTLEQASAGIVEDLGLPLAVLDPGLSIDTVVQRYPEMKAEFEHLDFTESETATPEAAEDSDGDIPQPIGAADVRTAALVSKLLLNVFATGSGQVSATQLAGWQSDANWLRRSLGEEQAGAVQGVLTGLEGDLVSRMRLREVLADPHLAAQLTPSMSLIEQLLRDKHNLSGVALANAKRLIRRYIDEVAEVLRTQVQQTSIGTVDRSVPPKRIRRNLDVDRTIWKNLPNWNPTDERLYVDRLYYRQTAKRTVPARMIVVVDQSGSMVDSMVNCTILASIFAGLPKVDVHLIAYDTRALDLTPWVHDPFEVLLRTNLGGGNDGPIAMAMAQPKITDPKNTVLVWISDFYEFDRSQPLFEAMEAVYRSGVKLIPVGSVNSSGRQEVNPWFRERFKALGTPVISGRIQKLVRELKNFLD, from the coding sequence ATGACCAATCACGAGACGCGACGTCAAGTGCTGTACTGGCGGTTGCTGGCCGGCGTTTTCGCCGGGGATCAGCAGCCGACGCTGGAGCAGGCCAGTGCCGGAATCGTCGAGGATCTGGGGCTGCCGCTGGCAGTGCTGGATCCGGGGCTGTCCATCGACACCGTGGTGCAGCGGTATCCGGAGATGAAGGCGGAGTTCGAACACCTCGACTTCACCGAAAGCGAAACCGCGACCCCCGAAGCCGCCGAGGACTCCGACGGTGACATTCCGCAGCCCATCGGCGCGGCCGATGTCCGCACCGCCGCACTGGTTTCCAAGCTGCTGCTCAATGTGTTCGCCACCGGCTCCGGCCAGGTCAGCGCCACGCAGCTGGCGGGCTGGCAGTCCGACGCCAACTGGCTGCGCCGCAGCCTGGGCGAGGAACAGGCCGGGGCCGTACAGGGCGTGCTCACCGGGCTGGAGGGTGACCTGGTGTCGCGCATGCGACTTCGCGAAGTCCTCGCCGATCCGCACCTGGCCGCGCAGCTGACCCCGAGCATGTCGCTCATCGAACAACTGTTGCGCGACAAGCACAATCTGTCCGGCGTGGCCCTGGCCAATGCCAAGCGCCTGATCCGCCGCTATATCGACGAGGTCGCCGAGGTGCTGCGCACCCAGGTGCAGCAGACCAGCATCGGCACGGTCGACCGTTCGGTCCCGCCCAAGCGCATCCGGCGCAATCTTGATGTGGATCGGACGATCTGGAAGAACCTGCCCAACTGGAACCCGACCGACGAACGCCTCTACGTCGACCGGCTCTACTACCGGCAGACCGCCAAGCGCACCGTGCCGGCTCGCATGATCGTGGTGGTGGACCAGTCCGGTTCCATGGTCGACTCCATGGTGAACTGCACCATCCTGGCGTCGATCTTCGCGGGGCTGCCCAAGGTGGATGTGCATCTCATCGCCTACGACACCCGCGCCCTGGATCTCACCCCGTGGGTGCACGATCCGTTCGAGGTGCTGTTGCGCACCAACCTCGGTGGCGGCAACGACGGACCGATCGCCATGGCGATGGCCCAGCCCAAGATCACCGACCCGAAGAACACCGTGCTGGTGTGGATCTCGGACTTCTACGAGTTCGACCGCTCCCAGCCGCTGTTCGAGGCCATGGAGGCGGTGTACCGCTCCGGGGTGAAGCTCATCCCCGTCGGCTCGGTGAACAGTTCCGGCCGCCAGGAGGTCAATCCGTGGTTCCGGGAACGGTTCAAGGCCCTGGGCACCCCGGTGATTTCCGGCCGCATTCAAAAGCTCGTGCGCGAACTCAAGAACTTCCTCGACTAG
- a CDS encoding NAD-dependent protein deacetylase, with product MPDPGSAPQLDRLLELVAGRRVAVLTGAGISTDSGIPDYRSPESPPRTPMTYQQFVGDPVFRQRYWARNHIGWRHMDAARPNPAHRALARLERAGVVTGLITQNVDLLHTKARQRRVIDLHGVYARVRCLSCESLTSRLSLAERLEAVNPGFAEAVPIDGSEVAPDADAVVTDTESFRMVDCLRCGGMLKPDIVYFGESVPKPRVAAAYSLVEGSDMLLVVGSSLTVMSGLRFARHTAKAGRPVVILNRGRTRADELAALTLDAGCAPMLTALADALAPN from the coding sequence ATGCCCGATCCAGGTTCCGCGCCGCAGCTCGATCGCCTGCTGGAGCTGGTCGCGGGCCGGCGGGTGGCCGTGCTCACCGGTGCCGGCATCTCCACCGACAGTGGTATTCCGGATTACCGCTCGCCCGAATCACCGCCGCGCACGCCGATGACCTATCAGCAGTTCGTCGGGGATCCGGTGTTCCGGCAACGGTATTGGGCGCGCAACCACATCGGCTGGCGGCACATGGACGCGGCGCGGCCCAATCCGGCGCATCGGGCCCTGGCCCGGCTGGAACGGGCCGGGGTGGTCACCGGTCTGATCACCCAGAACGTGGATCTGCTGCACACCAAGGCCCGCCAGCGGCGGGTCATCGATCTGCACGGCGTCTACGCGCGGGTCCGCTGTCTGTCCTGCGAATCGCTCACCTCCCGTCTGTCGCTGGCCGAACGGCTCGAGGCCGTCAATCCGGGCTTCGCCGAAGCCGTCCCGATCGACGGCTCCGAGGTCGCGCCGGACGCCGATGCCGTCGTCACCGATACCGAGTCCTTCCGCATGGTCGACTGCCTGCGCTGCGGCGGCATGCTCAAACCCGACATCGTCTATTTCGGTGAATCCGTCCCCAAGCCCCGCGTGGCCGCCGCCTACAGTCTGGTCGAGGGGTCCGACATGTTGCTCGTCGTCGGTTCGTCGCTCACGGTCATGTCCGGTCTGCGCTTCGCGCGCCACACCGCCAAGGCCGGCCGGCCCGTGGTCATCCTGAACCGGGGCCGCACCCGCGCCGACGAACTCGCCGCCCTGACCCTCGACGCCGGTTGCGCGCCGATGCTCACCGCGCTCGCAGACGCCCTCGCGCCCAACTAG
- a CDS encoding SDR family oxidoreductase, which translates to MAKTVLVTGGTGTLGTLVTPLLRAAGVCVRVLSRTARAGADGIEYVAGDLRTGAGIAEAVADADTVLHLAGTQKGDGAKTQTLVDAIDAAGVFPHLVYISVVGAERVPVESALDRQTMAYMASKREAELVVENSGLPWTILRATQFHDLLFTMVSALGKMPVVPVFDFRFQPIETAEVARRLVELTLGEPAGLVEEIGGPRVYTMKELERSYLRAVGKRRPVITIKAPGKASRVYAAGGNLTPEHAVGERTWEEFLAAKLATA; encoded by the coding sequence ATGGCGAAGACGGTTCTGGTCACCGGCGGCACCGGCACCCTGGGCACGCTGGTCACCCCGCTGTTGCGCGCGGCCGGAGTGTGCGTGCGAGTGCTCAGCCGCACCGCGCGCGCAGGCGCCGACGGCATCGAGTACGTGGCGGGAGACCTGCGGACCGGCGCGGGCATCGCCGAGGCGGTCGCGGACGCCGACACCGTGCTGCACCTGGCGGGCACCCAGAAGGGCGACGGCGCCAAGACCCAGACCCTGGTCGACGCCATCGACGCCGCGGGGGTGTTCCCGCACCTGGTCTACATCTCGGTGGTCGGCGCGGAGCGGGTGCCGGTGGAGAGCGCGCTCGATCGCCAGACCATGGCCTACATGGCCTCGAAGCGGGAGGCCGAACTGGTGGTGGAGAACTCGGGGCTGCCGTGGACCATCCTGCGCGCCACCCAGTTCCACGATCTGCTGTTCACCATGGTTTCGGCGCTGGGCAAGATGCCGGTCGTGCCGGTCTTCGATTTCCGGTTCCAGCCCATCGAAACCGCCGAGGTGGCACGGCGTCTGGTGGAGCTGACCCTGGGGGAGCCGGCGGGCCTGGTCGAGGAGATCGGCGGCCCTCGCGTCTACACCATGAAGGAGCTCGAGCGCAGCTACCTGCGGGCGGTCGGCAAGCGCCGTCCGGTGATCACCATCAAGGCGCCCGGCAAGGCGTCGCGCGTCTACGCCGCGGGCGGCAACCTGACCCCGGAGCACGCGGTGGGCGAACGCACCTGGGAGGAGTTCCTGGCCGCCAAGCTCGCCACGGCGTGA
- a CDS encoding 1-aminocyclopropane-1-carboxylate deaminase/D-cysteine desulfhydrase, with the protein MTPHLHQRYPELARTLPHLRLGTSPTPVRRLAALDTVGADIWLKNDSAFGDGGWGGNKVRKLEWLLPDALRRRRTTIVTVGGLGTNWGLATARYGREHGVKTVLALTDQPEDDHVRAQLARLRDSGAELHFTHTKARTIAMAPWLLARGFQGLRPPYFLTAGGSSAVGALGYVEAALELAAQVRAGELPEPSHIVVPVGSGGTAAGLSLGLRLAGLSTRVVGVIVNDTLKLDHATLSKLAGRSERLLRKRGARLPETLSPTGNLEIVTEYLGPGYGYPMPEAATAQALSADREQMTLEPVYTAKAMAALLDMNAHGRFGAGPVVYLNTNGPR; encoded by the coding sequence ATGACTCCGCATCTGCACCAGCGCTATCCCGAGCTCGCGCGGACCCTGCCGCATCTGCGGCTGGGCACCAGCCCGACACCGGTGCGGCGGCTGGCGGCGCTCGACACGGTCGGGGCGGATATCTGGCTCAAGAACGACAGCGCCTTCGGTGACGGCGGCTGGGGCGGCAACAAGGTGCGCAAGCTGGAATGGCTGCTGCCCGACGCACTGCGCCGGCGGCGGACCACCATCGTGACCGTGGGCGGGCTGGGCACCAACTGGGGTCTGGCCACGGCCCGCTACGGGCGCGAGCACGGCGTGAAAACCGTTCTGGCGCTGACCGATCAGCCCGAGGACGATCATGTGCGGGCGCAGCTGGCACGGCTGCGCGATTCGGGCGCGGAACTGCATTTCACGCACACCAAGGCGCGCACGATCGCGATGGCGCCGTGGCTGCTGGCCCGCGGCTTCCAGGGTCTGCGGCCGCCGTACTTCCTGACCGCGGGCGGATCCTCGGCGGTCGGCGCGCTCGGATACGTCGAGGCCGCACTGGAATTGGCGGCGCAGGTGCGGGCCGGAGAGCTGCCGGAACCGAGTCATATCGTGGTCCCGGTGGGTTCGGGCGGGACGGCGGCGGGGCTGTCGCTCGGGCTGCGGCTGGCGGGACTCTCGACCCGGGTCGTCGGCGTAATCGTCAACGACACACTGAAACTCGACCATGCGACGCTGTCGAAGCTGGCGGGCCGCAGCGAACGACTGCTGCGCAAGCGCGGCGCCCGGCTTCCCGAGACCCTGTCCCCCACCGGCAATCTCGAGATCGTCACCGAGTATCTGGGCCCCGGCTACGGCTATCCGATGCCGGAAGCCGCGACCGCGCAAGCCCTTTCGGCCGACCGCGAGCAGATGACGCTGGAGCCGGTGTACACCGCCAAGGCGATGGCCGCCCTGCTGGACATGAACGCGCACGGCCGCTTCGGCGCCGGCCCGGTGGTGTATCTCAACACCAACGGACCGCGCTGA
- a CDS encoding SDR family oxidoreductase — protein sequence MPGVTDRVVIVTGAGGGLGREYALLLAREGALVVVNDLGGARDGSGSGHNMADAVVEEIRAAGGTAVANYDSVATTEGAQALVQTALDSFGAVHGVVNNAGILRDMSFVKMTPEAFEAVQRVHLFGAFNVTHAAWPHFREQGFGRVVMATSTSGLYGNFGQANYGAAKLGMVGMMNTLAIEGRKYDIKINAVAPMAATRMTADIASAEMLEKLPPAQVAPIVGYLVSEENTDSGMVLVVGGGAVQRVQLFANKAVLFSEVPTLDQVRENWSRITDMSDAQPGVNPAG from the coding sequence ATGCCTGGGGTAACCGATCGAGTCGTCATCGTCACCGGAGCCGGCGGCGGTCTGGGCCGCGAGTACGCGCTGCTGCTGGCGCGCGAGGGCGCGCTGGTCGTGGTCAACGACCTGGGCGGCGCGCGGGACGGCAGCGGGTCCGGGCACAATATGGCCGACGCGGTGGTCGAGGAGATCCGCGCGGCCGGCGGCACCGCCGTCGCCAACTACGACAGCGTCGCCACCACCGAGGGCGCGCAGGCGCTGGTGCAGACCGCGCTCGACAGTTTCGGCGCGGTGCACGGCGTGGTCAACAACGCCGGCATCCTGCGCGATATGAGCTTCGTGAAGATGACGCCCGAGGCGTTCGAGGCGGTGCAGCGCGTGCATCTGTTCGGCGCGTTCAATGTCACCCACGCCGCGTGGCCGCATTTCCGCGAGCAGGGTTTCGGCCGCGTCGTCATGGCCACCTCCACCTCCGGGCTGTACGGCAATTTCGGCCAAGCCAATTACGGCGCAGCCAAACTCGGCATGGTCGGCATGATGAACACCCTGGCCATCGAGGGCCGCAAATACGACATCAAGATCAATGCGGTGGCGCCGATGGCCGCCACCCGCATGACCGCCGACATCGCCTCGGCCGAGATGCTCGAGAAGTTACCGCCCGCCCAGGTCGCCCCGATCGTGGGTTACCTGGTCAGCGAGGAGAACACCGATTCCGGCATGGTGCTGGTGGTCGGCGGCGGCGCGGTGCAGCGTGTCCAGTTGTTCGCGAACAAGGCCGTTCTGTTCAGTGAGGTCCCGACACTGGACCAGGTGCGAGAGAATTGGAGTCGTATTACCGATATGTCCGACGCTCAGCCGGGGGTCAATCCAGCGGGCTGA
- a CDS encoding phytoene desaturase family protein — protein MSENTWDAVVVGAGAGGLCAAARLSHLGYRTLVVERLDRVGGRASTEEIDGFKINTGAVVVELGGITEQTFAEVGAKFEVRPADPPILYRINGRDVDISSGGWGLLVQQLTRHGAKLLAAARDDGGPTERELSTADWVRRYTKNDAVQGIFRNMCGSIFAVGSEELPARVFLTYITRGSAFKRLGFCPEGTIGIWKSLADVVERNGGEVWLGSEVQRLHVEGDRVTGARIRRGGETVEVACAFAVSDIGPSATLDLVGPEHFPADYVGAVLQRDLPCGMISVNFASREPLITAPGLLSFARTRRLCYVANFSATCPEMAPAGWHLYVGTGVPKPAVGDFDSEADTALVLQDLREEIPGFDRARILSIAVTRDDWPPQRAVAGYDLPHDTPLPNLWNVGDAVKEYANGGTTACAETAKLVVEEIRAGGFGRST, from the coding sequence ATGAGCGAGAACACGTGGGACGCAGTGGTTGTCGGGGCCGGGGCGGGCGGGCTGTGCGCGGCCGCCCGGCTCTCGCACCTCGGCTACCGCACCCTGGTGGTCGAACGTCTGGACCGGGTCGGAGGCCGCGCCTCCACCGAAGAGATCGACGGATTCAAGATAAACACCGGCGCGGTGGTCGTCGAATTGGGCGGCATCACCGAGCAGACCTTCGCGGAGGTCGGCGCGAAATTCGAAGTGCGCCCGGCGGATCCGCCGATTCTCTACCGCATCAACGGCCGCGACGTCGACATCAGCAGCGGCGGTTGGGGATTGCTGGTGCAGCAGCTGACCCGGCACGGCGCCAAGCTGCTCGCGGCCGCCCGCGACGACGGCGGCCCGACCGAGCGGGAGCTCTCCACCGCCGACTGGGTGCGCCGCTACACCAAAAACGATGCGGTGCAAGGGATCTTCCGCAATATGTGCGGTTCGATCTTCGCGGTCGGCTCGGAGGAGCTGCCCGCCCGCGTGTTTCTCACCTACATCACCCGCGGCTCGGCGTTCAAACGGCTGGGCTTCTGTCCCGAGGGCACCATCGGCATCTGGAAATCGCTGGCGGATGTGGTGGAGCGCAATGGGGGAGAGGTCTGGCTCGGCAGCGAGGTGCAGCGGCTGCATGTCGAGGGCGACCGGGTCACCGGCGCGCGAATCCGCCGCGGCGGCGAGACCGTCGAGGTGGCCTGCGCATTCGCGGTCAGCGATATCGGCCCCTCGGCGACGCTGGATCTCGTTGGGCCGGAACATTTCCCGGCCGACTATGTCGGTGCGGTGCTGCAACGCGATCTGCCCTGCGGCATGATCTCGGTCAACTTCGCCAGCCGTGAACCGCTGATCACCGCGCCGGGCCTGCTCAGCTTCGCCCGCACCCGGCGGCTGTGCTACGTCGCCAATTTCAGCGCCACCTGCCCGGAGATGGCGCCCGCGGGCTGGCATCTCTACGTCGGCACCGGGGTGCCCAAACCCGCGGTGGGCGATTTCGATTCCGAGGCCGACACCGCCCTGGTGCTGCAGGATCTGCGCGAGGAGATCCCGGGTTTCGATCGGGCGCGGATCCTGTCCATCGCCGTCACCCGCGACGACTGGCCGCCCCAGCGCGCCGTCGCCGGTTACGACCTCCCGCACGACACGCCGCTGCCGAACCTGTGGAACGTCGGCGACGCGGTGAAGGAATACGCCAACGGCGGCACGACGGCCTGCGCGGAGACCGCCAAGCTGGTGGTCGAGGAGATCCGCGCCGGCGGCTTCGGCCGGTCGACGTAA
- a CDS encoding TetR/AcrR family transcriptional regulator, with protein MTRASTGTYRGTSTDERREQRRRRLLDAALDIVGTQGLAALTVRGVCEQAKVGPRFFYESFTDLDALATALLDEVQRDAFERARTAMAETPGGPEQKLRAGVAALIVAVTDDPRRANIAFAQAYGSELLMRRRFEGMRQVAALLIEQTRALLDLPEGEDTALSALAQLITGGAAELILVWLDGGLKVERPVLIEVVADYVVAMVDRLPGMTEKLN; from the coding sequence GTGACGCGAGCTTCCACCGGAACCTATCGCGGCACCAGCACCGATGAGCGCCGCGAACAACGCCGGCGGCGATTGCTCGACGCCGCTCTCGACATCGTGGGCACCCAGGGGCTGGCCGCGCTGACCGTGCGCGGGGTGTGCGAGCAGGCCAAGGTGGGTCCGCGCTTCTTCTACGAATCGTTCACCGATCTGGACGCTTTGGCGACGGCGCTGCTGGACGAGGTGCAGCGCGATGCCTTCGAACGCGCCCGCACCGCCATGGCCGAGACCCCCGGCGGGCCGGAGCAGAAGCTCCGCGCCGGGGTGGCCGCGCTGATCGTCGCGGTCACCGACGATCCGCGGCGCGCCAATATCGCCTTCGCCCAGGCGTACGGCAGCGAACTGCTCATGCGCCGCCGCTTCGAGGGCATGCGGCAGGTCGCGGCGCTGCTCATCGAGCAGACCCGGGCGCTGCTCGACCTCCCCGAGGGTGAGGACACAGCCCTGTCGGCGCTTGCGCAGTTGATCACCGGCGGTGCGGCCGAGCTGATTCTGGTCTGGCTCGACGGCGGGCTGAAGGTGGAGCGGCCGGTGCTCATCGAGGTCGTCGCCGACTACGTGGTGGCCATGGTGGATCGACTGCCCGGCATGACCGAGAAGCTGAATTGA
- a CDS encoding cytochrome P450 codes for MAVRKAVVNHRIQGRAAGVLQRYPSAPQALADPPPGSGLLPVMGDYGPPGIGHVVSTLADPLSFSRERMKLYGPVQWMGIFGRRIVGVGSPAAFEELLLDRKHVFSAQRGWEFLIGPFFRGGILLRDFDDHTYHRRILQQAFTRPRLIGYLNLTTPRIVRGVDSWLPAPDFPLYDHVKRMLLEQATVVFAGAELGPEGTRLARAFEDAVHGGKAIVRTNMPGGVWNRGLRGRRVLEDYFRRELPAKRAGDGDDLFSVLCHAETEDGESFTDADIVDHMIFVMMAAHDTSTLAISMLAYELARNPDWQERLRAESQALGKPTLDYADLDRLPALEMAFRETLRMYAPVGQMVREALADTDIGGYFIPKGTLVMAGPYSMMRNAEYWHDPDIFDPERFDPARAEDKTHRYAWPPFGGGAHKCIGRYFGGMTVKATMHRMLLGYRWSVPKGYTVPLVAGTGPTPADGLPVQLRRL; via the coding sequence ATGGCTGTGCGAAAAGCCGTGGTGAACCATCGAATTCAGGGCCGCGCCGCCGGGGTGCTGCAACGCTATCCGAGCGCGCCGCAGGCGCTGGCGGACCCGCCGCCCGGCAGCGGACTGCTGCCGGTGATGGGCGATTACGGGCCGCCCGGCATCGGCCACGTGGTGTCCACCCTCGCCGATCCGCTGAGTTTCAGCCGCGAGCGCATGAAGCTCTACGGGCCGGTCCAATGGATGGGCATCTTCGGCCGCCGCATCGTGGGCGTCGGCAGCCCCGCGGCCTTCGAGGAATTGCTGCTCGACCGCAAGCACGTCTTCTCCGCGCAACGGGGCTGGGAATTCCTCATCGGTCCCTTCTTCCGGGGTGGAATCCTCTTGCGCGACTTCGACGATCACACCTATCACCGACGCATCCTGCAGCAGGCGTTCACCCGGCCGCGATTGATCGGCTACCTGAACCTGACCACCCCGCGCATCGTGCGCGGCGTCGACTCCTGGCTGCCCGCCCCCGACTTCCCGCTATACGACCACGTCAAGCGCATGCTGCTGGAGCAGGCCACCGTGGTCTTCGCCGGCGCCGAACTCGGCCCCGAGGGCACGCGGCTGGCGCGGGCCTTCGAGGACGCGGTGCACGGCGGCAAGGCCATTGTGCGCACGAATATGCCCGGGGGCGTGTGGAATCGGGGCCTGCGCGGGCGGCGGGTGCTGGAGGACTACTTCCGCCGCGAACTGCCCGCCAAACGCGCCGGTGACGGCGACGACCTGTTCAGCGTGCTGTGCCACGCCGAGACCGAGGACGGCGAATCCTTCACCGACGCCGACATCGTCGATCACATGATCTTCGTGATGATGGCCGCCCACGACACCAGCACCCTGGCCATCTCCATGCTCGCCTACGAACTGGCGCGCAATCCGGACTGGCAAGAGCGGCTGCGCGCGGAGAGTCAGGCGCTGGGCAAGCCGACCCTCGACTACGCAGATCTGGACCGGCTGCCCGCCCTGGAGATGGCCTTCCGCGAGACCCTGCGCATGTACGCGCCGGTCGGCCAGATGGTGCGGGAGGCGTTGGCCGACACCGATATCGGCGGCTACTTCATTCCCAAGGGCACGCTCGTCATGGCCGGGCCGTACTCCATGATGCGCAATGCGGAATATTGGCACGATCCGGACATTTTCGACCCGGAGCGCTTCGATCCCGCACGCGCCGAGGACAAGACGCACCGCTATGCCTGGCCGCCCTTCGGCGGTGGCGCGCACAAGTGCATCGGCCGCTACTTCGGCGGCATGACCGTCAAGGCCACCATGCACCGGATGCTGCTCGGGTACCGCTGGAGCGTGCCCAAGGGCTATACGGTGCCGCTGGTCGCCGGGACCGGGCCCACTCCCGCCGACGGGCTGCCGGTCCAGCTGCGCCGCCTCTGA
- a CDS encoding TY-Chap domain-containing protein has product MGSQGWDALIEWMPFFLEEDEDADESGLGWNPRFIQIRDELTGRRAHFAQQGSEIEVIVAVPEDAAEADRLLEVLRAQPDGTWDPVPLPSESDATAPDPQWRAMQRVHQQPRLAREWSTGWQRGEAIEQRRGIGESVVAVLREGLGIDGERLRFTTWSMDAPGTGSYGLPADRPSERQAPVVCSDWDDFEARLDWALTTLPWDGVINLSTPHPGPDPCFVQFLHGRQLFNEASGWDVAGLGPGEFDRRMRDLGWSFAPHSTPGGAALIWEGPLAKAGFNPSLCDAPRRTVATFTEVFTVGHPQDLVFRAFRNGQRRDPELRYLDIELGIPRDVR; this is encoded by the coding sequence GTGGGTTCGCAGGGTTGGGATGCACTGATCGAATGGATGCCGTTTTTTCTCGAGGAGGACGAGGACGCGGACGAATCCGGACTCGGATGGAACCCGCGCTTCATCCAGATTCGTGACGAACTCACCGGCCGCCGTGCGCATTTCGCGCAGCAGGGCAGCGAGATCGAGGTGATCGTCGCCGTCCCCGAGGACGCCGCCGAGGCCGACCGGCTGCTGGAGGTGCTGCGCGCGCAGCCCGACGGCACCTGGGATCCGGTGCCGCTGCCCTCGGAATCCGATGCCACCGCACCGGATCCGCAGTGGCGGGCCATGCAGCGGGTGCATCAGCAGCCGCGGCTGGCGCGCGAATGGAGCACCGGCTGGCAGCGCGGCGAGGCCATCGAACAGCGTCGCGGCATCGGCGAATCGGTGGTGGCGGTGCTGCGCGAGGGCCTGGGCATCGACGGTGAGCGCTTGCGGTTCACCACCTGGAGCATGGACGCGCCCGGCACCGGCAGCTACGGGCTGCCCGCCGACCGGCCCAGCGAGCGGCAAGCGCCCGTGGTGTGTTCGGACTGGGACGATTTCGAGGCCCGGCTGGACTGGGCGCTGACCACCCTGCCCTGGGACGGCGTCATCAACCTCAGCACCCCGCATCCCGGGCCCGATCCGTGTTTCGTCCAATTCCTGCACGGTCGCCAGCTTTTCAACGAGGCCAGCGGCTGGGATGTGGCCGGCCTCGGTCCGGGCGAATTCGACCGGCGCATGCGCGATCTCGGCTGGAGCTTCGCCCCGCACAGCACGCCCGGCGGGGCGGCGCTGATCTGGGAGGGGCCGCTGGCCAAGGCCGGGTTCAATCCCAGCCTGTGCGACGCGCCCCGGCGCACGGTGGCGACCTTCACCGAGGTGTTCACCGTCGGCCATCCCCAGGATCTGGTGTTCCGCGCCTTCCGCAACGGGCAGCGCCGCGATCCCGAACTCCGTTATCTGGACATCGAACTCGGGATCCCGCGCGACGTGCGGTGA